One genomic window of Luteitalea pratensis includes the following:
- a CDS encoding sigma-54-dependent transcriptional regulator, whose product MAASRETPDVLLVDDNEDLRYVLATVLSRHGYRVVEAADEPSAIESLRLQRPSLVLSDLRLPQGDGLGVLRAAKELDPALPVLLMTGYGAIEEAVAAMKEGALDYLPKPVDHEHLVLTVSRAIEQRRIVTENLLLKEALGTRHGAPTIIGEHSALLEVLRSLRRVAPTDTTVLLGGESGTGKELFARALHAHSDRADGPFVAINCAAIPETLLETELFGHEKGAFTGANARKPGRFEIAHGGTLFLDEIGEMPISLQAKVLRVLEDRSFERVGSNTTLHVDVRLVAATNRNLRAAVAARTFREDLFFRLSVFPITIPPLRQRGSDVPLLASHFVERFAREQNKRPPHLSSSATAALQAHGWPGNVRELQNCIERAVILAEGDTVHAQHLNLGAGEQSREAQAAATRDPWDELDLTGTLPDVSRRVLMEVERRKIQQALDDTRWDHARAASALQIPPRLLLARIRDFKLAPKPS is encoded by the coding sequence ATGGCCGCTTCGCGCGAGACCCCCGACGTCCTCCTGGTGGACGACAACGAAGACCTGCGGTACGTGCTCGCCACGGTGCTGTCACGCCATGGCTACCGTGTCGTCGAGGCCGCCGACGAGCCGTCGGCGATCGAGTCGCTCAGGCTCCAGCGGCCGTCACTGGTCCTGTCGGACCTGCGCCTGCCGCAGGGCGATGGTCTCGGCGTGTTGCGTGCCGCCAAGGAACTCGACCCGGCGCTGCCTGTCCTGCTGATGACGGGTTACGGCGCGATCGAGGAGGCCGTGGCGGCGATGAAAGAGGGCGCACTCGACTACCTGCCCAAGCCCGTCGATCATGAGCACCTCGTCCTTACCGTCAGCCGCGCCATCGAACAGCGACGCATCGTCACCGAGAATCTGCTGCTGAAGGAGGCGCTCGGCACGCGTCACGGGGCGCCGACGATCATCGGCGAGCATTCGGCGCTGCTCGAGGTGTTGCGCAGCCTGCGGCGGGTGGCGCCGACCGACACCACCGTGTTGCTGGGCGGTGAGAGTGGTACGGGTAAGGAACTCTTTGCCCGTGCGCTCCACGCGCACAGCGATCGAGCCGACGGGCCGTTTGTCGCGATCAACTGTGCGGCCATTCCCGAGACGCTCCTCGAGACCGAGTTGTTCGGCCACGAGAAGGGCGCCTTCACCGGGGCAAACGCGCGCAAGCCGGGCAGGTTCGAGATCGCGCACGGCGGCACGCTGTTTCTCGACGAGATCGGCGAGATGCCCATCAGCCTCCAGGCCAAGGTGTTGCGCGTGCTGGAGGATCGCAGCTTCGAGCGTGTCGGTAGCAACACCACCCTGCATGTCGACGTGCGCCTCGTGGCGGCCACCAATCGCAACCTGCGCGCGGCAGTGGCGGCGCGCACCTTCCGCGAGGACCTGTTCTTCCGTCTGTCGGTCTTCCCGATCACGATTCCGCCGCTGCGGCAGCGCGGTTCGGACGTACCGCTGCTGGCGAGTCATTTCGTCGAGCGGTTCGCACGCGAGCAGAACAAGCGTCCGCCCCACCTGTCCTCGTCAGCCACCGCCGCACTCCAGGCCCACGGATGGCCGGGCAACGTCCGCGAGTTGCAGAACTGCATCGAGCGGGCGGTGATCCTCGCCGAGGGCGATACCGTTCACGCGCAGCACCTGAACCTCGGGGCCGGCGAACAGTCGCGAGAGGCGCAGGCGGCCGCGACGCGCGACCCGTGGGACGAGCTCGACCTGACCGGCACATTGCCGGACGTGTCACGGCGCGTCTTGATGGAAGTCGAGCGGCGAAAGATTCAGCAGGCTCTCGACGACACGCGATGGGATCACGCCAGGGCTGCGTCGGCGCTGCAGATCCCGCCGCGGCTGCTGCTGGCCCGCATCCGCGACTTCAAGCTCGCGCCCAAGCCGAGCTAG
- the nadB gene encoding L-aspartate oxidase: MTSHSDFLVLGSGIAALRAALALAGRGQVCILTKGEPEQGSTGWAQGGIAVAMGDDDSPRLHFEDTLAAGDGLCEPNAVRALVEEGPTYVSELLDWGARFDRHADGRPAPTREAAHSVRRVLHAEDATGREISRVLHGQVAALPAITIIDHAIVTELLCEGGRCVGAAFRDANDERHVVRAGSTLLATGGAGQVFAQTTNPTVTTGDGMAMAFEVGAEVADLEFVQFHPTVLDVPGRPRFLLSEALRGEGARLLNAAGEAFMAGYEAAAELAPRDRVARAIVRERQRTGAPVYLSLAHLPDLDVHGRFPQISEACREAGLDLARDPVPVSPAVHYVMGGVVTDLDGRTSVPGLYAAGEVACTGVHGANRLASNSLLEGLVFGARAGAMMGEAPRSRSPWGPGRLVACDPVVPGPPMTAPADLDVPTVRARAWRDLGLVRTPEGLHEADAWFSRARAACVHGPVDTLAAAQLRSLVTVAYLMSRAALRREESRGGHYRTDFPERHDETWGHHCSDVLQRTAD, translated from the coding sequence GTGACCTCGCACTCCGATTTCCTGGTACTCGGCAGCGGCATCGCTGCGCTCCGCGCGGCGTTGGCGCTCGCGGGCCGGGGTCAGGTCTGCATCCTCACGAAGGGTGAGCCGGAACAGGGCAGCACGGGGTGGGCGCAGGGTGGCATCGCCGTGGCCATGGGCGACGACGATTCGCCTCGCCTGCACTTCGAGGACACCCTCGCGGCCGGTGACGGTCTCTGCGAACCGAACGCGGTGCGCGCGCTCGTCGAGGAAGGTCCCACCTACGTTTCGGAGTTGCTGGACTGGGGCGCGCGCTTCGATCGCCACGCCGATGGCCGGCCGGCGCCGACGCGCGAGGCGGCCCACAGCGTTCGCCGCGTGCTGCACGCCGAGGACGCGACCGGGCGCGAGATCAGCCGCGTGCTGCATGGGCAGGTCGCGGCGTTGCCGGCGATCACGATCATCGACCACGCGATCGTGACCGAACTGCTCTGCGAGGGCGGGCGCTGCGTCGGGGCCGCTTTTCGTGACGCAAACGATGAGCGGCACGTCGTTCGGGCCGGATCGACATTGCTCGCCACGGGCGGGGCCGGGCAGGTGTTTGCCCAGACCACCAATCCCACCGTCACGACCGGCGACGGCATGGCCATGGCCTTCGAGGTGGGTGCAGAAGTGGCCGACCTCGAGTTCGTCCAGTTCCACCCGACGGTCCTCGACGTGCCGGGCCGGCCGCGCTTCCTGTTGTCCGAGGCGCTGCGCGGCGAGGGTGCCCGCCTGCTGAACGCGGCGGGGGAGGCGTTCATGGCCGGCTACGAAGCGGCGGCCGAACTTGCCCCCCGCGATCGCGTCGCCCGCGCGATCGTGCGCGAGCGTCAACGGACCGGCGCGCCCGTCTACCTGTCGCTCGCACATCTGCCCGATCTCGACGTACACGGCCGCTTTCCGCAGATCTCCGAGGCCTGCCGCGAGGCTGGTCTCGATCTCGCCCGTGACCCGGTGCCGGTCAGTCCGGCCGTCCATTACGTCATGGGTGGGGTGGTCACCGACCTCGATGGACGGACGTCGGTGCCCGGACTCTACGCCGCAGGCGAAGTGGCGTGTACTGGCGTCCACGGCGCCAACCGTCTCGCAAGCAACTCTCTGCTCGAGGGCCTGGTGTTCGGCGCGCGGGCAGGTGCCATGATGGGTGAGGCGCCGCGAAGCCGTTCACCCTGGGGCCCCGGCCGGCTGGTGGCCTGCGACCCGGTCGTACCGGGTCCGCCCATGACCGCACCTGCAGACCTCGACGTCCCGACGGTGCGGGCGCGCGCATGGCGCGACCTCGGCCTCGTCCGCACGCCTGAGGGCTTGCATGAAGCCGATGCGTGGTTCTCGCGGGCCCGCGCGGCATGCGTCCACGGGCCGGTCGACACCCTGGCTGCGGCCCAGTTGCGCAGCCTGGTCACCGTCGCCTACTTGATGAGCCGCGCCGCCCTCAGACGCGAAGAGAGCCGCGGCGGGCACTACCGTACCGATTTTCCAGAGCGCCACGACGAGACGTGGGGCCATCACTGCAGCGACGTGCTGCAGCGCACAGCGGACTGA
- the aroB gene encoding 3-dehydroquinate synthase codes for MLPHVIEVHTRSAQVSRIAIGPGLLSSLGAAIAEACPGASRLVVVSSPRVWSLHGPAVRHGLSLLEGADEAPVIVNDGEKAKTMATLGKVHDALVMRGVDRKAVLVVVGGGVIGDLAGFAAASYLRGIRLVHVPTTVVAQTDSAIGGKVGVNHRLGKNLLGAFHQPALVAVDPAVLATLSRRELRAGLYEVVKYGVIASAPLFARCANHMDALLDGSPDALLPVITECCAIKADVVTKDEREDGLRRILNFGHTIGHALEAVTQYRLLRHGEAVAYGMKAAAAIAVARSTWTADEHATLVRLLDHMGPLPAIGGLDAEAVIAATRRDKKVVAGTLHFVLPTRIGETTIATDVDEAQVRLGLRAIGIG; via the coding sequence ATGCTCCCTCACGTCATCGAGGTCCACACCCGATCCGCCCAGGTATCGCGCATCGCGATCGGCCCGGGTCTGCTCTCGTCGCTCGGCGCAGCCATCGCCGAGGCCTGCCCGGGCGCGTCGCGCCTGGTTGTCGTCTCGAGTCCGAGGGTCTGGTCGCTGCACGGCCCTGCCGTGCGCCACGGCCTGTCGCTCCTTGAGGGTGCGGACGAGGCGCCGGTGATCGTCAACGACGGCGAGAAGGCCAAGACGATGGCCACGCTGGGCAAGGTGCACGACGCTCTCGTCATGCGCGGCGTCGACCGGAAGGCGGTCCTCGTCGTCGTCGGCGGCGGGGTGATCGGTGATCTTGCCGGCTTTGCCGCGGCCAGCTACCTTCGTGGGATCCGCCTCGTGCACGTCCCCACCACGGTCGTGGCGCAGACCGACAGCGCGATTGGCGGCAAGGTCGGCGTCAACCACCGCCTGGGCAAGAACCTGCTGGGAGCCTTCCACCAGCCGGCACTGGTGGCGGTGGATCCTGCGGTACTCGCCACCCTCAGTCGGCGGGAATTGCGGGCGGGGCTCTACGAAGTGGTCAAGTACGGCGTGATTGCGTCGGCGCCGCTGTTTGCGCGGTGCGCCAATCACATGGACGCGCTGCTCGATGGATCGCCGGATGCGCTCCTGCCGGTGATCACGGAGTGCTGTGCGATCAAGGCCGATGTCGTGACCAAGGACGAGCGCGAGGACGGCCTGCGGCGGATCCTCAACTTCGGACACACGATCGGGCACGCGCTCGAGGCCGTCACCCAGTACAGGCTGCTCCGTCATGGGGAAGCCGTCGCTTACGGCATGAAGGCGGCGGCGGCGATCGCGGTCGCCCGCAGCACGTGGACGGCGGACGAGCACGCCACGCTCGTGCGCCTGCTCGATCACATGGGTCCCCTCCCGGCCATCGGCGGCCTCGATGCCGAGGCCGTCATCGCCGCGACGCGGCGTGACAAGAAGGTCGTCGCCGGCACCCTGCACTTCGTCCTGCCGACGCGCATCGGCGAGACGACGATTGCCACCGATGTCGACGAGGCGCAGGTGCGCCTGGGCCTGCGCGCAATCGGGATCGGCTAG
- the proS gene encoding proline--tRNA ligase, translated as MNEQQQGKGQGTRGGGKGDAFVTAITSQGEDYSRWYLDVVLRAELADYTPGLKGCMTIRPYGYAIWERIQQLLDARLKATGHVNAYFPLFIPESLLMKEAEHVEGFAPEVAWVTHGGKEKLEERLAIRPTSEVIIGTMYAKWLQSWRDLPILINQWANIVRWEKVTRPFLRTTEFLWQEGHTVHETEPEAEEETLKILGVYKEFVETELAMPVIEGRKSDAEKFAGAAKTYSIEALMGDGRALQAGTSHNLGQNFAKAFEIKFQGRDKVEQHAWTTSWGVSTRLIGGLIMVHGDDSGLVLPPNIAPYQVVIVPIPRGDWRETVLPHAQAIKEQLVAAGVRVMLDDRDAYTPGWKFAEWEMRGVPVRLEIGPKDIEKQQVVLARRDTREKQFVPMDGLSVYVQGWLTDIQATLLARATQVREERTHYTESYDEFKTLMAGARPGFVYAPWCDDADVEARVKTETQATIRNYPFVAPSAEGKTCFVTGRPATVMACFAKAY; from the coding sequence ATGAACGAACAGCAGCAAGGCAAGGGGCAGGGCACCAGGGGCGGCGGCAAGGGCGACGCGTTTGTCACCGCCATCACGTCGCAGGGCGAGGACTACTCACGCTGGTACCTCGACGTCGTCTTGCGCGCGGAACTGGCCGACTACACGCCGGGCCTCAAGGGCTGCATGACGATCCGTCCGTATGGGTACGCCATCTGGGAGCGCATCCAGCAGTTGCTCGACGCGCGGCTGAAGGCAACTGGCCACGTGAACGCCTACTTCCCGCTCTTCATCCCCGAGAGCCTGCTGATGAAGGAAGCCGAGCACGTCGAGGGCTTCGCCCCGGAAGTGGCGTGGGTAACGCACGGGGGCAAGGAGAAGCTCGAGGAGAGACTCGCCATCCGTCCGACCTCCGAGGTCATCATCGGGACGATGTACGCCAAGTGGCTCCAGTCCTGGCGAGATCTGCCCATCCTCATCAATCAGTGGGCCAACATCGTCCGCTGGGAGAAGGTCACGCGTCCGTTCCTGCGAACCACGGAGTTCCTGTGGCAGGAAGGCCACACGGTGCACGAGACCGAGCCCGAAGCCGAGGAGGAGACGCTGAAGATCCTGGGCGTCTACAAGGAGTTCGTCGAGACCGAGCTCGCGATGCCCGTGATCGAGGGCAGGAAGAGTGACGCCGAGAAGTTCGCGGGTGCGGCGAAGACCTACTCGATCGAGGCGCTGATGGGCGATGGCCGCGCGCTGCAGGCGGGCACGTCGCACAACCTCGGTCAGAATTTCGCCAAGGCGTTCGAGATCAAGTTCCAGGGCCGCGACAAGGTCGAGCAGCATGCCTGGACCACGTCGTGGGGCGTCTCGACGCGCCTCATCGGCGGGTTGATCATGGTCCACGGCGACGACAGCGGGCTCGTGCTGCCGCCCAACATCGCACCGTACCAGGTCGTCATCGTGCCGATTCCCCGTGGCGACTGGCGCGAGACCGTGCTGCCGCATGCGCAAGCGATCAAGGAGCAGTTGGTCGCTGCCGGTGTCCGCGTGATGCTCGACGACCGCGACGCGTACACGCCCGGCTGGAAGTTCGCCGAATGGGAGATGCGCGGTGTTCCCGTGCGGCTGGAGATCGGCCCCAAGGACATCGAGAAACAGCAGGTCGTGCTCGCGCGGCGCGACACCCGCGAGAAGCAGTTCGTACCGATGGACGGGCTCTCCGTCTACGTGCAGGGCTGGCTCACGGATATCCAGGCCACGCTGCTGGCACGGGCGACGCAGGTCCGCGAGGAGCGCACGCACTACACCGAGAGCTACGACGAGTTCAAGACGCTGATGGCGGGCGCACGCCCAGGTTTCGTGTACGCGCCGTGGTGCGACGATGCGGATGTGGAGGCGCGGGTGAAGACGGAGACGCAGGCGACGATCCGCAACTATCCGTTTGTCGCGCCGTCCGCGGAAGGCAAGACCTGCTTTGTCACCGGCCGCCCCGCCACCGTGATGGCCTGTTTTGCCAAGGCGTACTGA